A stretch of Desulfatiglans sp. DNA encodes these proteins:
- a CDS encoding class I SAM-dependent methyltransferase, with protein sequence MTDQSIMHTDMCPLCKNKGTSDLYSTFYNQSKYSVRQCMKCNLAWTVSLNDESKDIYNDKQYYGGGNNKFIPILHDIRSRLSRIRAKRYFSMIPKSVKQPKILDIGCAEGRLLKSFLELGCECYGVEHVSYPEDRFIDKEKIKYYHGDLNTIPLEKGFFNIIILWHVLEHIDNLGEVISKVSNLLTHGGIIVLAVPNFYSTEAKIFKQIWFHLDIPWHKYHFTKKSVGYLAEKNHFKTISNSTFCVEQGPYGFVQTILNALKFPRNELYEALKGHLNKNRLLSLFIQAFIAMLFLMPCILLSFYSSIRGEGSIFKAVLVKNGKSPVL encoded by the coding sequence ATGACTGATCAATCTATTATGCATACAGATATGTGCCCATTATGTAAAAATAAGGGGACAAGTGATCTTTATTCCACATTCTATAATCAGTCAAAATATAGTGTCAGGCAGTGCATGAAGTGCAATCTAGCCTGGACAGTCTCTTTGAATGATGAGTCCAAAGATATCTATAATGATAAACAATACTATGGAGGCGGTAATAATAAATTTATACCGATCCTTCATGATATAAGGAGTAGGCTCTCCAGGATAAGGGCTAAAAGATATTTCTCTATGATTCCAAAGTCAGTCAAACAGCCCAAAATCCTTGACATAGGTTGTGCTGAAGGAAGGCTGTTAAAATCTTTTCTTGAATTGGGTTGTGAGTGTTATGGAGTTGAACATGTCTCATATCCTGAAGATAGATTTATCGATAAAGAAAAGATAAAGTACTACCATGGTGATCTGAATACTATTCCTCTTGAGAAAGGGTTTTTTAACATCATTATTCTCTGGCATGTTCTTGAACATATTGATAATCTAGGTGAAGTTATTAGCAAGGTGTCTAATCTCCTTACCCATGGTGGAATAATAGTCCTGGCAGTACCAAATTTTTATTCCACAGAAGCAAAGATATTTAAGCAGATATGGTTTCACCTTGATATACCCTGGCACAAATATCATTTTACAAAAAAATCGGTTGGATATCTGGCAGAAAAAAATCATTTTAAAACAATTAGTAATTCAACCTTTTGTGTGGAACAGGGTCCTTATGGCTTTGTTCAAACCATATTGAATGCCCTGAAATTTCCGCGAAATGAGCTATATGAAGCTTTGAAAGGACATTTAAATAAAAACAGATTATTATCATTATTTATCCAGGCTTTTATTGCAATGTTATTTTTAATGCCTTGTATCCTATTATCCTTTTATTCATCGATCAGAGGAGAAGGTTCTATTTTTAAGGCGGTTTTGGTGAAAAATGGTAAATCACCAGTATTATAG
- a CDS encoding glycosyltransferase family 2 protein: MINGKNIVVVLPAYNAEETLEKTFAEIPLDVVDKVLMVDDHSKDNTVMLAKRLRIDTIVHDQNYGYGRNQKTCYSAALRQGADIVVMVHPDYQYTPKLITAMASMIAFDVYDVVLGSRIIGGKALSGGMPLYKYFANRLLTSFQNIFLGSKLSEFHTGYRAFSRKVLETLPLNANSDDFVFDNEMLAQIIFFNFRIGEISCPTRYFKEASSINFSRSVKYGLGVISTSLKFFMSKQGVRLHPIFNPESPKLRDFND, encoded by the coding sequence ATGATTAATGGAAAAAATATAGTGGTTGTCTTACCGGCATATAATGCGGAAGAGACATTGGAAAAGACCTTTGCTGAAATTCCCTTGGATGTTGTGGATAAGGTTTTAATGGTTGATGATCACAGCAAGGACAATACTGTGATGTTAGCAAAAAGACTTAGAATAGATACCATTGTTCATGATCAAAACTACGGGTACGGGCGAAACCAGAAGACCTGTTATTCAGCGGCATTGAGGCAGGGTGCAGATATTGTGGTAATGGTACACCCCGATTATCAGTATACACCAAAACTTATAACTGCAATGGCAAGCATGATAGCTTTTGATGTCTATGATGTGGTATTAGGTTCCAGGATAATCGGGGGAAAAGCTCTTAGTGGCGGTATGCCTCTATACAAATACTTTGCTAATCGTTTACTGACTAGTTTTCAAAATATTTTTCTAGGTAGTAAATTATCTGAATTTCATACAGGCTACCGTGCCTTCTCCAGAAAGGTGCTCGAAACACTTCCCCTTAATGCCAACTCTGATGATTTTGTATTTGATAATGAAATGCTTGCCCAGATAATATTTTTTAATTTCCGTATTGGTGAGATATCATGCCCTACAAGGTATTTTAAAGAGGCGTCTTCAATAAATTTTTCTAGATCGGTTAAATATGGCCTTGGAGTAATTTCAACCTCATTAAAGTTTTTTATGTCTAAACAGGGTGTCCGCCTGCATCCGATATTCAATCCTGAAAGTCCCAAGCTTAGAGACTTTAATGACTGA